One genomic window of Hirundo rustica isolate bHirRus1 chromosome 13, bHirRus1.pri.v3, whole genome shotgun sequence includes the following:
- the SORD gene encoding sorbitol dehydrogenase — protein MAAPGQNVAVVVHRAGDLRLENRPIPEPGPNEVLLRMHSVGICGSDVHYWQHGRIGDFVVKDPMVLGHEASGTVIKVGSGVTHLKPGDRVAIEPGVPREMDEFCKSGRYNLSPTIFFCATPPDDGNLCRYYKHSASYCYKLPDNVTFEEGALIEPLSVGIHACKRAGVTLGSKVFVSGSGPIGLVNVIVAKMMGAAAVVVSDLSASRLQKAKEVGADFTIQVKNETPQEVASKVESVLGCMPEITVECTGVQACIQAGIYATRSGGTLVLVGLGPEMVTVPIVNAAVREVDIRGIFRYCNTWPVAIALLASKRINVKPLVTHRFPLEKALEAFETTKRGEGVKVMLKCDPTDQSP, from the exons ATGGCGGCGCCGGGGCAGAACGTGGCCGTGGTGGTTCACCGAGCCGGGGACCTGCGCCTG GAAAACCGTCCAATCCCAGAACCAGGTCCCAATG AGGTCCTCCTGCGCATGCATTCCGTTGGGATTTGTGGCTCCGACGTTCACTACTGGCAGCACGGTCGAATTGGGGATTTTGTTGTCAAGGATCCCATGGTGCTGGGACATGAAGCTTCCGGGACTGTCATAAAAGTGGGCTCTGGGGTGACTCATCTGAAACCAG GCGACCGTGTGGCCATCGAGCCGGGCGTCCCAAGGGAGATGGATGAGTTCTGCAAATCCGGGCGCTACAACCTGTCCCCGACCATCTTCTTCTGCGCGACGCCCCCCGACGACGGGAACCTGTGCCGCTACTACAAGCACAGTGCCAGCTACTGCTACAA GCTTCCAGATAATGTCACCTTTGAGGAAGGAGCCCTTATCGAGCCCCTCTCGGTGGGAATCCATGCCTGCAAAAGAGCAGGAGTCACTCTGGGAAGCAAAGTCTTTGTGTCTGGCTCTG GACCAATCGGCCTCGTTAATGTGATTGTTGCTAAGATGATGGGAGCAGCAGCCGTGGTAGTTTCAG ATTTATCTGCCTCTCGCCTGCAAAAAGCCAAGGAGGTGGGGGCAGATTTCACCATTCAGGTGAAGAATGAGACCCCGCAGGAGGTGGCCTCCAAAGTGGAGAGTGTGCTTGGCTGCATGCCTGAGATAACTGTGGAGTGCACAGGAGTGCAAGCCTGTATCCAGGCTGGAATTTAT GCCACTCGTTCTGGTGGGACCTTGGTTCTGGTGGGGCTGGGGCCTGAGATGGTGACGGTGCCCATTGTGAATGCTGCCGTGCGGGAGGTGGACATCCGTGGGATATTCCGCTACTGCAACAC GTGGCCTGTGGCCATCGCTCTGCTCGCGTCCAAGCGGATCAACGTCAAGCCCTTGGTCACGCACCGTTttcccctggagaaggctctggaggcCTTTGAGACCACCAAGAGGGGCGAGGGGGTCAAAGTCATGCTGAAGTGTGACCCCACCGATCAGAGCCCCTGA